In the Perca flavescens isolate YP-PL-M2 chromosome 20, PFLA_1.0, whole genome shotgun sequence genome, one interval contains:
- the nceh1a gene encoding neutral cholesterol ester hydrolase 1a isoform X2 — protein sequence MMKGLSSSEPGAGGVMPGVKVSDITFAGVPVRVYEPPAGGEGHLRRGLMFFHGGGWAFGSAKKGSYDTINQMLSDELNTVVVSVEYRLYPEVHFPVPYLDCLAAAKHFLSPEVRARYAVDPERVAVAGDSAGGNLAAAVAQEISTDDTMSVKFSVQALIYPVLQALDFNTPSYLQNQNIPILYRHLMVRFWLQYLGADLSLQSQLLANNHSSLHLPNITPELRARLDWTVLLPPKHKKNYRPLIVEKGSQGAGKEMPGLLDVRASPLLAGPEVLAKCPRAYILTCEYDVLRDDGLMYARRLQDAGVTVTHEHYDDGFHGCFTFITWPMEFDVGKRALRGYLNWLQNNL from the exons ATGATGAAGGGGCTGAGCAGTTCGGAGCCCGGCGCAGGAGGGGTCATGCCCGGAGTCAAAGTCAGCGACATCACTTTCGCCGGCGTCCCGGTCCGTGTTTACGAGCCCCCGGCTGGAGGCGAGGGTCATCTGAGGAGAGGGCTGATGTTTTTTCACGGAGGAGGCTGGGCTTTCGGCAGTGCCA AGAAGGGGTCGTATGATACCATCAACCAGATGTTGTCCGACGAGCTCAACACTGTTGTGGTCTCTGTTGA GTACCGTCTGTATCCAGAGGTGCACTTTCCAGTGCCGTATTTAGACTGCCTTGCCGCTGCCAAGCACTTCTTGTCCCCAGAGGTTCGGGCCAGGTATGCAGTCGACCCTGAGCGAGTGGCTGTAGCAGGTGACAGTGCTGGAGGAAACCTGGCTGCTGCGGTCGCACAAGAG ATTTCCACAGATGACACTATGAGTGTGAAATTCAGTGTCCAGGCGTTGATCTACCCAGTGCTCCAGGCTCTGGACTTCAACACACCCTCCTACTTGCAGAACCAAAATATACCCATCCTCTACCGGCACCTTATGGTGCGCTTCTGGCTGCAGTACCTCGGTGCTGACCTCTCCCTGCAGTCCCAGTTGCTGGCGAACAACCACAGCTCCTTACACCTCCCAAACATCACCCCAGAGCTGAGGGCGCGGCTAGACTGGACCGTCCTCCTGCCCCCGAAACACAAGAAGAACTACAGGCCTCTGATTGTGGAGAAAGGTTCACAGGGGGCAGGGAAGGAGATGCCGGGGCTGCTGGATGTGAGGGCGTCACCACTGTTAGCAGGACCGGAGGTTTTGGCTAAATGCCCTCGAGCATACATCCTAACATGCGAGTATGACGTGTTGAGGGATGATGGTCTGATGTACGCGCGGCGCTTACAGGACGCAGGCGTCACAGTTACCCACGAGCACTATGACGACGGCTTCCACGGATGTTTCACCTTTATAACCTGGCCAATGGAATTTGATGTAGGGAAGCGAGCACTCAGGGGTTACCTCAACTGGCTGCAGAACAACttgtga
- the nceh1a gene encoding neutral cholesterol ester hydrolase 1a isoform X1, translated as MRLLPVVVTVSLTVALAYYVYIPLPDAIQEPWKLMMLDAGFRTTMHLASLKSWLGFDHYITSIRRSSDGFEGMMKGLSSSEPGAGGVMPGVKVSDITFAGVPVRVYEPPAGGEGHLRRGLMFFHGGGWAFGSAKKGSYDTINQMLSDELNTVVVSVEYRLYPEVHFPVPYLDCLAAAKHFLSPEVRARYAVDPERVAVAGDSAGGNLAAAVAQEISTDDTMSVKFSVQALIYPVLQALDFNTPSYLQNQNIPILYRHLMVRFWLQYLGADLSLQSQLLANNHSSLHLPNITPELRARLDWTVLLPPKHKKNYRPLIVEKGSQGAGKEMPGLLDVRASPLLAGPEVLAKCPRAYILTCEYDVLRDDGLMYARRLQDAGVTVTHEHYDDGFHGCFTFITWPMEFDVGKRALRGYLNWLQNNL; from the exons ATGAGGCTGCTGCCAGTTGTTGTTACAGTGTCACTAACGGTGGCGCTCGCTTATTATGTTTACATCCCGCTGCCGGATGCCATCCAGGAGCCGTGGAAGCTGATGATGCTGGATGCTGGATTCCGAACAACGATGCACCTG GCCTCTTTAAAGTCTTGGCTGGGCTTTGACCATTACATCACGTCAATCAGGCGGTCCTCAGACGGGTTTGAAGGCATGATGAAGGGGCTGAGCAGTTCGGAGCCCGGCGCAGGAGGGGTCATGCCCGGAGTCAAAGTCAGCGACATCACTTTCGCCGGCGTCCCGGTCCGTGTTTACGAGCCCCCGGCTGGAGGCGAGGGTCATCTGAGGAGAGGGCTGATGTTTTTTCACGGAGGAGGCTGGGCTTTCGGCAGTGCCA AGAAGGGGTCGTATGATACCATCAACCAGATGTTGTCCGACGAGCTCAACACTGTTGTGGTCTCTGTTGA GTACCGTCTGTATCCAGAGGTGCACTTTCCAGTGCCGTATTTAGACTGCCTTGCCGCTGCCAAGCACTTCTTGTCCCCAGAGGTTCGGGCCAGGTATGCAGTCGACCCTGAGCGAGTGGCTGTAGCAGGTGACAGTGCTGGAGGAAACCTGGCTGCTGCGGTCGCACAAGAG ATTTCCACAGATGACACTATGAGTGTGAAATTCAGTGTCCAGGCGTTGATCTACCCAGTGCTCCAGGCTCTGGACTTCAACACACCCTCCTACTTGCAGAACCAAAATATACCCATCCTCTACCGGCACCTTATGGTGCGCTTCTGGCTGCAGTACCTCGGTGCTGACCTCTCCCTGCAGTCCCAGTTGCTGGCGAACAACCACAGCTCCTTACACCTCCCAAACATCACCCCAGAGCTGAGGGCGCGGCTAGACTGGACCGTCCTCCTGCCCCCGAAACACAAGAAGAACTACAGGCCTCTGATTGTGGAGAAAGGTTCACAGGGGGCAGGGAAGGAGATGCCGGGGCTGCTGGATGTGAGGGCGTCACCACTGTTAGCAGGACCGGAGGTTTTGGCTAAATGCCCTCGAGCATACATCCTAACATGCGAGTATGACGTGTTGAGGGATGATGGTCTGATGTACGCGCGGCGCTTACAGGACGCAGGCGTCACAGTTACCCACGAGCACTATGACGACGGCTTCCACGGATGTTTCACCTTTATAACCTGGCCAATGGAATTTGATGTAGGGAAGCGAGCACTCAGGGGTTACCTCAACTGGCTGCAGAACAACttgtga